The bacterium genome includes a window with the following:
- a CDS encoding thiamine diphosphokinase translates to MKRALIVLNGRSPGRRLLKSLTQGADLIAAADGGAQALLDAGIGFHAIVGDIDSFDPKKVAKKKVEIVQEQGQEDTDFEKTLRWILRTSDARDIIFTAGMSDEFDHVLTHLSIASKYARRAKIRQVEDSAVIYFVTERLELDLKLGTKISLVALGSAEGVKTHGLKWPLLGEDLQMGLRDGLHNEVSQRHVTIDVRDGCLAVILNKTKGEAFRW, encoded by the coding sequence AATAGTTCTTAATGGACGTTCGCCAGGTAGGCGTTTGCTTAAATCGCTAACGCAGGGGGCTGATTTGATCGCAGCAGCCGATGGCGGCGCACAAGCCTTGCTTGATGCAGGAATTGGATTTCATGCCATAGTTGGAGACATTGATTCTTTTGACCCTAAAAAGGTCGCTAAAAAGAAGGTCGAAATAGTTCAAGAACAAGGGCAGGAAGATACTGACTTCGAGAAAACACTTCGTTGGATTCTTCGCACTTCAGATGCGCGCGATATTATTTTCACAGCAGGGATGAGCGATGAGTTCGATCATGTTCTTACGCATTTGAGCATTGCCAGTAAATATGCTCGTCGCGCCAAAATTCGACAGGTCGAGGATAGCGCAGTGATCTACTTTGTTACTGAGCGATTGGAGTTGGATCTGAAGCTCGGGACAAAAATTTCCCTCGTTGCACTAGGGTCGGCCGAAGGTGTGAAGACGCATGGACTGAAATGGCCTTTGCTTGGCGAAGACTTGCAAATGGGTCTTAGAGATGGACTTCATAATGAGGTATCTCAGCGACACGTTACGATTGATGTGCGCGATGGGTGCCTGGCAGTGATCCTAAATAAGACTAAGGGTGAAGCCTTTCGTTGGTAA